GTGTAACTGGTCTGCGACTGATTATTGATCACGATATCTGCATACTCCAGGGCTTTGGCATAATCTTCTTTCCAATGATAAATATGCGCCAGCAACGTATAGGCCATCCCTTTAGTAGCGGCAATTGACCGGTGATGATCTTCGCCCTGTCCCCTGTACTGGCCCTGCTGTTCGGGCGACTGCCCATTATACTTCCATGGTAATCCCTCTATACAGTTTTGCGCATCAGTAGCAGCAAAGTCCAATACTTTCTGCCACTTTTCGCGGGGAATGGCTTTCGCATCACCATCAGTTGGCAAGGTTACCAGGGGAACATCTCCCCAGATCCTTACAATATAGTAGTATAAAAAGGAGCGTATATACATGGCCTGTGCCCTGTCCAGCCGCATATCATTCGGTGAGTAGCGGTAGTCCCGCTCTGTTACCAGCGGTAGTCGCGCAATAGTAAGATTGCATTGTGCAATAGCAGCGTAAAACCTGCGCCAGTCACGCCATTCATTCATAGTCGTGAAACTTGCATTCAGGTTGCTTTCCACCACCGCCTGCAGGTCGCCACGCTTTGTGGACTGGAAATCACCACCCCGCATATCGCCATATACCCAATGTGCATTCTCATTTGCCATAGCAGCCCGCATCAGGGCATAACAGGCAGATAATCCTGCCAGCGCATCATTCTTGTTCTGCCACATATTCTCTTCCGTCAGCGCGCGATGAGAAGGAATATCCAACATTTTTTTGCAGGACAGGTTACCGACCACCAGGAAAAGTATGATCCCGGCAACAGCTATATTTTTCATACGCTTGTTTTTTAACATCAGAATTGAAAATTGAAACCCAGGGTGAACGTACGCGGAGCCGCCCAGTTGTAATACCCTTCATCATACCCGGTATAACTCACTGCTTCGGGGTCACCGCCTTTGTACCTGGTCCAGGTGAGCAGGTTATTACCGGTGGCATAAATCCGCAGGTTGTCCACACCGGATTTTTTCATCCAGGCAGAATGCAGGTTATACGCGATGGTTAATGCGCGCAGCTTTACATAAGAGGCATCTTCGAGGAACAGCGTCTGATCCGGCTGATAGGCATACACAGCACTCCAGGGATTGTATTGCGGTACTTTATTGTAGTCGCCTTCTACTTTCGACCACCAGGTAATTTCCTTGATCGCTTTCGGATCATCAATACCTTCCCTGTTTACAAAATCAAAACGGTTGGCCAGTACTTCGTTGATCACTTTGCGGCCGAAAGAATAGTTCAGCAACACCGTCAGGTCCAGGTTCCCATAATGGAAGCTATTGCTGAAACCACCCATAGCAGCGGGTGACAGCCGGCCTTTCATCACACGGTCTTTATCGTTGATGTCATAATTTTTATCCAGATCTGTCCATTTGGGATCGCCTTTCTGTAGTGTTACGCCCTGGTAAGACATCTTCTTACCGGTAGCAGGATTTACCGGCACCTCATCATCTGAATTATAAATCCCTTCATTGAGCAATAACCAATACCGGTCTACCGGCTTACCCACCAGGAAGCGGCGGTTATCAATCACCAGGTCTTTTATTCCATCCGGCAGGGCGATTAATTTATTCTGGTTGGTATATACGCTTATGCCGGTGGACCATTGAAATTTTTTGCCTTGCACCACATCAGCATCTATAGCTAATTCATAACCGTAATTACGTATAGCCATGCCGCTTTTTACGATGCCGGTATAGCCTTCTTCTTCCAGTGTGGGTATTTTCAGGATCAGGTTACGGTCTGTTTTGGCATATACATCCAGCGACGCCCGTACACGGTCATGAAACAGGGCAATGTCCAGGCCGCCGTTTAGTTGTTCCACATATGCCCAGGAAGTGCCGGGCGCTATATAGCCGGTACCATAGGCCGCATTGATAGCAGGGAAGCCGTTGTAAGTAGACATATTCGGCACACCATTCCATCCGGCATCCACATTATAAACAGGGCCTCCTTTATAGAGTTCATCCATTGCGAGGCGGCCTACACGGCCATAACTGGCGCGCAGGTTCAGGTTACTGATCCAGGACGATTCTTTCAGGAAATCTTCCTGCGATATTTTCCAGGATGCCGCCAGGGTAGGTGAGATGAGCCAGCGGTTTTCAGTAGGCAGGTAAGAAGTGCCATCCCTTCTTACATACAGGCTTACAAAATATTTCTGTGCATAGTTATAGCCAACATTGGCATAAAAAGAAGCGAGATTAGACTGCGTATAGTCTTTCGCGTTAAACATCAGCCGCAGGTTACCAAACTGCTGCTGGTGATTATCAATATTCGCGGGTTCATAGATCTTTACATAATCACTCTTGCCTTTGTAGGCCCTGCCATAATCATAGCGCCATTTATCCCATTGACCATATTGCCCTAATGTAATCTCCAGATGATGTTTATCGGAAAAGGTGTTTTCATATCGGAGTGAATTATCCAGTACCAGGCGCTTATTCAGACCATCGTAGTTCGAAACATAGCTATTCCCTTCACTTAGTGCAGTGGGTACAAAGTAGTCGCGGAAATTCTGCCCGTAATCAATGGCAAAGCGTGTATTCCACGACCAGTGGGAGCCAAAACTATATTGTGCATTGGCAATAATGCGCGCAGAATTGTTCTTATTCCTGTTGAGCGTATTTTCAAGGTCAGTATAATATTGTTGCAGGTATGCTTTGTTGGGAGATAACGGTGCATCATAATTAAAGAGATAATCTTCATCACCCGCTCTGTCTCTTATAAATTCATTTCTTTTACGCTTCACAGTAGCAACACCGATAAAAGTGCTGAATACCAGGTTACGTACCGGTACAATGTTAATACCGAAGTTTACATCATACCGTTGCAAACCGGTTTTATCGGCCACTCCCTGTTGACCGGATTGTCCCAGGCTAAAGCGGAAATTGGCAAAAGGTGTACCGCCGCTCACGGAGGCCTGGATACCCTCACTTAAACCATTGCGGTAAAACAGGTCGTCCCAGTTAGCCGGCCCGAAATAGCGGGGTTGGGAAGAATCCGCCAGATAACGCGGGAAGTTGCGCCACTGCGTTTCATTCGCATACTTTTCATAAAAAGGCAACCTGAAATCACTTTCATATTTTCCGTTTACCACATCTACGGAAGGCTTCAGCGATAGGCCGGCATAGGCATTTACAGACACGCGCATCTTACCTACGCGCGCGCCTTTCGTGGTAATATTAATAATGCCGTTAGCCGCATTGGGACCGTATCTGGCGCTGGCGCCAAAATCCTTGAGCACCTCAATACTTTCAATATCATTGATATCAAGGGAAGTGAGCAGGTTTGTTTCTGTACCCATCCTGTTAAAATCAAACCGCTGGATATCATATGCAAAAGCATGCTCCTGGATGAGTGGCACACCATCCACTACATAAATGGGTTGTGCATAAAAGAGGTCACTGTTTTTGAGGAGCAGTGAGGAAGTACCTCTGATAAATACGCTGTTGCGTTTTCCCGGTTCCGCCGTCGGTGTTCGTACATCCACCCCCGTTACACGGCCTATCAGCATCTGATCAATGCTGACATAAGGCAGCTTCTTTACTTCATCAATATCAAGCGATGAGTAGGCGCCACTGACGGCCCGTCGCAGAAACAACTCATTGTTGGGGATAAAGCCTGCTGAATCGCGGGCGGTTACTACTATGTTGGCAAACAATGCGGAATCAGCATTATTTGCAGTAGTGTCCTTATTCTTAAACAATACATTCTGCGCCTGTATTGTAAGGACCGACAGCAGGAAAGCTGCAAACAAACATATGCCCCGCTGTAATAAAAAGTAAAGGTATTTCATACATGCAATATTTAGGAATGAGTATCCCATAGCGTAAAGTGACTTTACGCCGGCAATTGAATACAACGTTATTTTTCAGACATAGGAATCCCGCTTCCTGAGCGGAATCTTATTTTTTAAACCTATGCGTATGGCGGTTCTTCTCTTACTGTGCTGTCAGCGGATATGATACAACTTCACACAGTGAATAACAAGAAGGTGGTTTGGGAAAGAGGACAGGTTCCCCCTTCATGGATAACAGTAGGTGATTCATGAGAAAAAAATTGAAGAAATGTGAAATCTTAGTCTGGTTTTTCAATCATTTTTGTGCTGAAGGGCATAACGCGGGTTTCTCTATTGCTTTGTGGGACTTTTTACTCCCATCAGTACATCAATGTATTCAAATTTTGGTTGCCTTACAGTTAAACTATTGATCAAATATAATTAGCTAAACCGATTTTTCATAGCTTTTAGGGTTATTTTTTAAAAATAAATTTTTACACTGCTTTTATCTCCCTCAATTATTCTTCTCATACTTCAAAGGAGAATACAACATCCATCCCGGCACAAATATTACCAAATAAAAACCGGTGTACCATCTATATGATAGTACACCGGTGCTTTTATTGTTTATGCTTAGTTCTCTATTACTTCTTTTAAAAATTTCCCCTGCGCATCAAACATTACATCCTTTTTATTTACTTCCGCTTCATAATTTACCACACCATCCGCTTTGGTAATTTTTGCAGCTTCCTTAACGGGCGCTCCTTTGTAATGCTCCTTTACATAGGCGGTAACACCCGCGGGCAACGCAGCAATTGCAATGGTTTCTTCCGTTTCCTGTAAGACGCCGTTATGATCGTATACAGCAGACATGTGCTTGTGATGTTGCACAAAGTTGGCTTCATACGCAGTAGCGCCCTCTTTTCCCCATTTCACGTTGGTAGCGCCCGGAAACGCTTTTTCAAAAGCGGTTCTGGCGGTAGCAGGTACTTTTACCTGCGAAAAGCCGGCAGTAGCAATACCGGCAAAAATAGCCGTCAGCAAAAGATACTTTTTCATACTGTTGTGTTTTATGATCCACAACCTACAACCCGATTCTGTTATTTTTCTGTAGTTCTCCGGGCAGTGGCAAGCGGTCTCTTCTAAACCGGAAAGCCCAGTACAAAATGCTGTTCCTGCATGTACCGCAAAAATTCCAGCGTATCTTCTTCCAGTGTGCCCGTATCCGTTATATTGAGCTGCGGGGCATAATCCAGTATATCCTTCACCGTTATACCCATTGCCAGTTGTTCAATTACAAAGGCCAGCCAGGGCGATACATCGGTAAACTGTACATGACCGGTTTCTGCATCACGGTACAGCAACACAAAATAAGCGCCGCCGGATACCGATAACGTTTTCGCTTTCGCTACCAGGTGTACCGGGTATTGGAAAGCCAGCAACCGATGCTCAGGATTTAGCACCAACGGCGTTTCCAGCCAGTTCCCCGTTAATTTAAAAGGAGGAGCCGGTATATCTTCCATATTGTATACTTCCATTTCCGCCCACTCAAAACTGAGCAGATCATTCAGATATGGGATCTCATAGGTTTCTGCCCAGTTATTTTCTACTGCATAGGTGTAAAACTCCAGCGGCAATTTCCACATCTGGTATGACTGGCAGGCATGTTGTGCAAAAAATGTTTTTACCATTTTTTGCCACTTGCGGGCAGGAATGTTTTTATAAGCAATAGGAAATGCATTTTCCATGGTATCGCCGATCATATTAAAGATCATACGGCGATAATGTTGCAGCCTATCCGGCGCTACGCCGGGCAGGTTCACTTTTTTGCCGTTGCGGCAATAGGCAGAAAAAGTTTGCTGTATATGATGGGTGTCAGGCAACAAGTTCATTTTTCAATTTCCATTGTTTGTGACAAATATTTTTCAGTCTTGATAACTCTCCCTGCAACTCGTTCATTTCCGGAATATTAAAATCTCTTTCCAAGAGTACCGGCAAAGGTTTCAGGCGTTGTATGGTCCATTCAAACAAGTCGTACACCGGGTCTATAATAGGTTCACCGTGCGTGTCTATGATCAGGTCCGGTGCCACCTGCTCATGACCGGCCATATGAATATAGGCCACTTTATCCATCGGCAATTGCGCTATAAATGCCTTTGCATCATACTGATGATTAAAAGCATTGACGTAGATATTATTCACATCCAGCAACAATTGACAACCGGATTGACGAACAATTTCATTGATGAAATCCACCTCGCTCATTTCAGCCGCCACCGG
The Chitinophaga sp. MM2321 DNA segment above includes these coding regions:
- a CDS encoding RagB/SusD family nutrient uptake outer membrane protein, producing MKNIAVAGIILFLVVGNLSCKKMLDIPSHRALTEENMWQNKNDALAGLSACYALMRAAMANENAHWVYGDMRGGDFQSTKRGDLQAVVESNLNASFTTMNEWRDWRRFYAAIAQCNLTIARLPLVTERDYRYSPNDMRLDRAQAMYIRSFLYYYIVRIWGDVPLVTLPTDGDAKAIPREKWQKVLDFAATDAQNCIEGLPWKYNGQSPEQQGQYRGQGEDHHRSIAATKGMAYTLLAHIYHWKEDYAKALEYADIVINNQSQTSYTFATLDELTRLGGGFRGRTYDNIFQVDLNFDHAEISTTGQLEDWTLREPFIPKRESEIYVPKDSVLKIYGEAHEQRPDYFFTKMEEAYPVFYKMKQIDNTVQNPVLKLYSSCIIVFRYEELYLLRAEAKARLGMANAADDLNQVRSRRALKNLNVAITGQGLLDAILLERRRELIGEGWYWYDLVHFKKIPQYTRLTAADVSNGAAYWPLSQAALSNNKSLVQNSFWK
- a CDS encoding PepSY-like domain-containing protein, translating into MKKYLLLTAIFAGIATAGFSQVKVPATARTAFEKAFPGATNVKWGKEGATAYEANFVQHHKHMSAVYDHNGVLQETEETIAIAALPAGVTAYVKEHYKGAPVKEAAKITKADGVVNYEAEVNKKDVMFDAQGKFLKEVIEN
- a CDS encoding putative DNA-binding domain-containing protein is translated as MNLLPDTHHIQQTFSAYCRNGKKVNLPGVAPDRLQHYRRMIFNMIGDTMENAFPIAYKNIPARKWQKMVKTFFAQHACQSYQMWKLPLEFYTYAVENNWAETYEIPYLNDLLSFEWAEMEVYNMEDIPAPPFKLTGNWLETPLVLNPEHRLLAFQYPVHLVAKAKTLSVSGGAYFVLLYRDAETGHVQFTDVSPWLAFVIEQLAMGITVKDILDYAPQLNITDTGTLEEDTLEFLRYMQEQHFVLGFPV
- a CDS encoding SusC/RagA family TonB-linked outer membrane protein yields the protein MKYLYFLLQRGICLFAAFLLSVLTIQAQNVLFKNKDTTANNADSALFANIVVTARDSAGFIPNNELFLRRAVSGAYSSLDIDEVKKLPYVSIDQMLIGRVTGVDVRTPTAEPGKRNSVFIRGTSSLLLKNSDLFYAQPIYVVDGVPLIQEHAFAYDIQRFDFNRMGTETNLLTSLDINDIESIEVLKDFGASARYGPNAANGIINITTKGARVGKMRVSVNAYAGLSLKPSVDVVNGKYESDFRLPFYEKYANETQWRNFPRYLADSSQPRYFGPANWDDLFYRNGLSEGIQASVSGGTPFANFRFSLGQSGQQGVADKTGLQRYDVNFGINIVPVRNLVFSTFIGVATVKRKRNEFIRDRAGDEDYLFNYDAPLSPNKAYLQQYYTDLENTLNRNKNNSARIIANAQYSFGSHWSWNTRFAIDYGQNFRDYFVPTALSEGNSYVSNYDGLNKRLVLDNSLRYENTFSDKHHLEITLGQYGQWDKWRYDYGRAYKGKSDYVKIYEPANIDNHQQQFGNLRLMFNAKDYTQSNLASFYANVGYNYAQKYFVSLYVRRDGTSYLPTENRWLISPTLAASWKISQEDFLKESSWISNLNLRASYGRVGRLAMDELYKGGPVYNVDAGWNGVPNMSTYNGFPAINAAYGTGYIAPGTSWAYVEQLNGGLDIALFHDRVRASLDVYAKTDRNLILKIPTLEEEGYTGIVKSGMAIRNYGYELAIDADVVQGKKFQWSTGISVYTNQNKLIALPDGIKDLVIDNRRFLVGKPVDRYWLLLNEGIYNSDDEVPVNPATGKKMSYQGVTLQKGDPKWTDLDKNYDINDKDRVMKGRLSPAAMGGFSNSFHYGNLDLTVLLNYSFGRKVINEVLANRFDFVNREGIDDPKAIKEITWWSKVEGDYNKVPQYNPWSAVYAYQPDQTLFLEDASYVKLRALTIAYNLHSAWMKKSGVDNLRIYATGNNLLTWTRYKGGDPEAVSYTGYDEGYYNWAAPRTFTLGFNFQF